From the Salmo trutta chromosome 2, fSalTru1.1, whole genome shotgun sequence genome, one window contains:
- the LOC115151656 gene encoding MICOS complex subunit MIC26 isoform X3, with translation MSNFGKLVMAQLFSCVLGLMTGTATVLAAREVKEKLAALSLSIEELPSLYTTPELQVNYVESRGGASGTGCGRAEEMGRACHRPVSGNGSGCPGESRETYEFLKDPPPELYPSVGVVGFSGFLGLYLAKGSRVKRLVFPVGLMALSASMFYPQQATSLAKVCVCLPPLSLSLPNGKGCGFL, from the exons ATGTCAAACTTTGGTAAACTGGTAATGGCTCAACTTTTCTCTT GTGTCCTGGGCTTGATGACCGGGACTGCAACTGTCTTGGCCGCTAGAGAGGTCAAGGAGAAACTGGCAGCTCTGAGTCTCAGTATTGAAGAG ctcCCGTCCCTCTACACTACTCCCGAGCTGCAGGTCAACTATGTGGAGTCAAGAGGCGGGGCCAGTGGAACAGGGTGTGGCCGAGCTGAGGAAATGGGCCGAGCCTGTCACCGACCAGTGTCAG GAAACGGGTCTGGTTGCCCTGGAGAAAGCAGAG agacgtacgAGTTCCTCAAAGATCCTCCTCCTGAGCTCTATCCTAGCGTCGGGGTGGTTGGCTTCTCTGGCTTCCTAGGACTGTACCTGGCCAAAG gttCCAGGGTGAAGAGGCTGGTGTTTCCTGTAGGGTTAATGGCTCTCAGTGCTTCCATGTTCTACCCCCAGCAGGCAACCTCCTTAGCCaaggtctgtgtgtgtcttccacccctttccctctctctccccaacgGGAAGGGCTGTGGTTTCCTGTAG
- the LOC115151656 gene encoding MICOS complex subunit MIC27 isoform X4: MSNFGKLVMAQLFSCVLGLMTGTATVLAAREVKEKLAALSLSIEELPSLYTTPELQVNYVESRGGASGTGCGRAEEMGRACHRPVSGNGSGCPGESRETYEFLKDPPPELYPSVGVVGFSGFLGLYLAKAGNLLSQGLCVSSTPFPLSPQREGLWFPVGSSGCEFNTI, translated from the exons ATGTCAAACTTTGGTAAACTGGTAATGGCTCAACTTTTCTCTT GTGTCCTGGGCTTGATGACCGGGACTGCAACTGTCTTGGCCGCTAGAGAGGTCAAGGAGAAACTGGCAGCTCTGAGTCTCAGTATTGAAGAG ctcCCGTCCCTCTACACTACTCCCGAGCTGCAGGTCAACTATGTGGAGTCAAGAGGCGGGGCCAGTGGAACAGGGTGTGGCCGAGCTGAGGAAATGGGCCGAGCCTGTCACCGACCAGTGTCAG GAAACGGGTCTGGTTGCCCTGGAGAAAGCAGAG agacgtacgAGTTCCTCAAAGATCCTCCTCCTGAGCTCTATCCTAGCGTCGGGGTGGTTGGCTTCTCTGGCTTCCTAGGACTGTACCTGGCCAAAG CAGGCAACCTCCTTAGCCaaggtctgtgtgtgtcttccacccctttccctctctctccccaacgGGAAGGGCTGTGGTTTCCTGTAGGAAGTTCTGGCTGTGag ttCAACACCATTTGA
- the LOC115151656 gene encoding MICOS complex subunit MIC27 isoform X1: protein MTGTATVLAAREVKEKLAALSLSIEELPSLYTTPELQVNYVESRGGASGTGCGRAEEMGRACHRPVSGNGSGCPGESRETYEFLKDPPPELYPSVGVVGFSGFLGLYLAKAGNLLSQGLCVSSTPFPLSPQREGLWFPVGSSGCEVSVCVCVWSVVCPFILKRCPMLLRRSLGYFGSVLCGCLRDTPREDTGVYVCVCAPTQTDRRDDRRGGDYRSRIGK, encoded by the exons ATGACCGGGACTGCAACTGTCTTGGCCGCTAGAGAGGTCAAGGAGAAACTGGCAGCTCTGAGTCTCAGTATTGAAGAG ctcCCGTCCCTCTACACTACTCCCGAGCTGCAGGTCAACTATGTGGAGTCAAGAGGCGGGGCCAGTGGAACAGGGTGTGGCCGAGCTGAGGAAATGGGCCGAGCCTGTCACCGACCAGTGTCAG GAAACGGGTCTGGTTGCCCTGGAGAAAGCAGAG agacgtacgAGTTCCTCAAAGATCCTCCTCCTGAGCTCTATCCTAGCGTCGGGGTGGTTGGCTTCTCTGGCTTCCTAGGACTGTACCTGGCCAAAG CAGGCAACCTCCTTAGCCaaggtctgtgtgtgtcttccacccctttccctctctctccccaacgGGAAGGGCTGTGGTTTCCTGTAGGAAGTTCTGGCTGTGaggtaagcgtgtgtgtgtgtgtgtggtcagtagtCTGCCCGTTCATTTTAAAGCGGTGTCCCATGCTGTTGCGTAGAAGCCTGGGATATTTTGGGTCTGTTTTATGTGGTTGTCTGAGAGACACACCCAGAGAGGATAcaggtgtgtatgtatgtgtgtgtgcaccaactcagacagacaggagggatgATAGAAGAGGGGGTGATTATAGAAGCAGGATAGGAAAGTGA